In Streptomyces sp. NBC_01439, the following are encoded in one genomic region:
- a CDS encoding helix-turn-helix domain-containing protein, whose amino-acid sequence MVLTRRRQIGENIRAARRRAHLTQEEVARRAGIERHTLNRIEGGHAAARLDTLILTADAIGVPLAQLVRE is encoded by the coding sequence TTGGTACTCACCCGCCGCAGGCAGATCGGCGAAAACATTCGGGCAGCGCGCCGGCGCGCGCACCTCACCCAAGAGGAGGTCGCCCGGCGGGCCGGCATCGAACGGCACACGCTCAATCGCATCGAGGGCGGTCATGCCGCGGCTCGCCTCGACACCCTCATCCTCACTGCCGACGCCATCGGTGTACCGCTCGCACAGCTGGTCCGCGAGTAG
- a CDS encoding maltokinase N-terminal cap-like domain-containing protein — translation MAVIHRTTMSPGKLELLADWLPRRPWYRGGPGTPQLAKAGGFRLDDPEGEVGIEFMVVTDTAGDDPVTYLVPLTYRGAPLEGAGAGLIGTSEHGVLGRRWIYDGTHDVVLVEQLLALLAGRTTAQDQNESGVPDPTVEVRTEGAGVPQGLTGPGTVTDTADASLVTVGPAGRERPVTTLAVSRVLHDGPAPAGDGVPARVLAGWSAPDGAYQHGLFAHLAAFAG, via the coding sequence ATGGCTGTCATTCACCGCACCACCATGTCGCCCGGCAAGCTCGAACTCCTGGCCGACTGGCTCCCCCGGCGCCCCTGGTACCGGGGCGGCCCGGGTACCCCGCAGCTCGCCAAGGCCGGCGGTTTCCGGCTCGACGACCCCGAGGGCGAGGTGGGCATCGAGTTCATGGTGGTCACCGACACCGCCGGGGACGATCCGGTGACCTACCTGGTCCCGCTGACCTACCGCGGGGCTCCGCTCGAGGGGGCCGGGGCCGGCCTGATCGGCACCTCCGAGCACGGTGTGCTGGGCCGTCGCTGGATCTACGACGGGACCCACGACGTCGTCCTGGTCGAGCAGTTGCTGGCCCTACTGGCGGGACGTACGACGGCCCAGGACCAGAACGAGAGCGGCGTCCCCGACCCGACGGTCGAGGTCCGTACCGAGGGGGCCGGGGTGCCGCAGGGCCTGACCGGCCCCGGGACCGTGACGGACACCGCCGACGCGAGCCTCGTCACCGTGGGCCCGGCCGGGCGGGAACGACCCGTGACGACCCTGGCCGTGTCCCGCGTGCTGCACGACGGTCCCGCCCCCGCCGGGGACGGCGTACCGGCACGCGTCCTGGCCGGCTGGTCCGCCCCGGACGGGGCGTACCAGCACGGGCTGTTCGCCCACCTGGCCGCGTTCGCGGGCTGA
- a CDS encoding MerR family transcriptional regulator → MADQAPEPMLTVDELAARAGVTVRTVRFYSTRGLLPPPVIGPRRVGHYGPEHLSRLALIEELQHQGMTLSAIERYLDALPDDLSAHDLAIHRAMVASWAPDAAQEVSREELEKRVGRSLADTDVRRLTAMNVLAASGDGFRVDVGLLRLGVALLDVPIAHETILAARRVLMEHTRSAAHELTALFRDEVWGPFTEGESDPERVESMKALSAHMQPMVVQALVTAFQRSLREELRAAFASEPER, encoded by the coding sequence ATGGCCGACCAGGCACCCGAGCCGATGCTCACCGTCGACGAGCTGGCGGCCAGGGCGGGCGTCACCGTGCGCACCGTTCGTTTCTACAGCACCCGCGGGCTTTTGCCCCCTCCCGTGATCGGCCCTCGTCGGGTGGGGCACTACGGGCCGGAGCACCTGTCCCGGCTGGCCTTGATCGAGGAGCTGCAGCACCAGGGCATGACCCTGTCCGCCATCGAGCGCTATCTGGACGCGCTGCCCGACGACCTGAGCGCCCACGACCTGGCCATCCACCGCGCGATGGTGGCCAGTTGGGCTCCGGACGCGGCCCAGGAGGTGTCGCGGGAGGAGCTGGAGAAGCGGGTGGGGCGGAGCCTCGCCGACACCGATGTCCGGCGACTGACGGCGATGAACGTGCTCGCCGCCTCGGGGGACGGGTTCCGGGTGGACGTCGGGCTGCTGCGGCTCGGAGTGGCGCTGCTCGACGTACCGATCGCCCACGAGACGATCCTGGCGGCGCGCCGGGTGCTGATGGAGCACACCAGGTCGGCGGCGCACGAGCTGACGGCGCTGTTCCGGGACGAGGTGTGGGGGCCGTTCACGGAGGGCGAGAGCGATCCGGAGCGGGTGGAGTCGATGAAGGCGCTCTCGGCGCACATGCAGCCGATGGTGGTCCAGGCGCTGGTGACTGCCTTCCAGCGGTCGCTGCGGGAGGAACTGCGGGCGGCGTTCGCCTCGGAACCGGAACGGTAG
- the sph gene encoding sphingomyelin phosphodiesterase — protein MLLSTTRSRRAAATAVAAVAAGALATTTAPAASAAETAAAPRLSVLSYNVFLMSKNLYPNWGQDHRAAEIPKTSFYKGHDVVVLQEAFDNSSSDALKANSAVQYPYQTPVVGRSKSGWDATGGAYSATTPEDGGVTILSKWPIVRKEQVVYKDACGADWWSNKGFAYVVLNVNGTKVHVVGTHAQSTDPGCGAGEAAEMRARQFRAVDAFLDGKNIPASEQVIVAGDLNVDSRTPEYASLLANADLADSDTRTGHPYSFDTALNSIANYRYPTDPREDLDYVLYRKGNARPAGWENNVVKEQSAPWTVSSWGTSYTYTNLSDHYPLIGR, from the coding sequence ATGCTGCTTTCCACGACCCGCTCGCGCCGCGCCGCCGCCACGGCCGTCGCCGCGGTCGCCGCAGGCGCACTGGCCACCACCACCGCGCCCGCCGCTTCGGCCGCGGAGACCGCCGCCGCCCCCCGGCTCAGCGTCCTGTCGTACAACGTGTTCCTGATGAGCAAGAACCTGTACCCGAACTGGGGCCAGGACCACCGGGCCGCCGAGATCCCCAAGACCTCCTTCTACAAGGGCCACGACGTGGTCGTGCTCCAGGAGGCCTTCGACAACAGCTCCTCGGACGCGCTGAAGGCCAACTCCGCCGTGCAGTACCCGTACCAGACCCCCGTCGTCGGCCGCAGCAAGAGCGGCTGGGACGCCACGGGCGGCGCGTACTCCGCCACCACCCCGGAGGACGGCGGGGTCACGATCCTCAGCAAGTGGCCGATCGTCCGCAAGGAGCAGGTCGTCTACAAGGACGCGTGCGGCGCCGACTGGTGGTCCAACAAGGGCTTCGCCTACGTCGTCCTGAACGTGAACGGCACCAAGGTGCACGTGGTCGGCACGCACGCGCAGTCCACCGACCCCGGCTGCGGCGCGGGCGAGGCCGCGGAGATGCGCGCCCGTCAGTTCCGTGCCGTGGACGCCTTCCTGGACGGGAAGAACATTCCGGCGAGCGAGCAGGTCATCGTGGCGGGCGACCTCAACGTCGACTCGCGCACGCCCGAGTACGCGAGCCTGCTCGCCAACGCCGACCTGGCGGACTCCGACACCCGTACGGGGCACCCGTACTCCTTCGACACCGCGCTGAACTCGATAGCCAACTACCGCTACCCGACCGACCCGCGCGAGGACCTGGACTACGTCCTCTACCGCAAGGGCAACGCCCGCCCGGCGGGCTGGGAGAACAACGTGGTCAAGGAGCAGTCGGCACCCTGGACGGTCTCCAGCTGGGGCACCTCCTACACCTACACCAACCTCTCCGACCACTACCCGCTGATCGGCCGCTAG
- a CDS encoding AMP-dependent synthetase/ligase, with the protein MTTNLRLPGRPEEITLPALLARNAAEYGELPALSWRAGPDAAGWTTLTWSEVRRKVAVLASGYAALGVERGEHVLMMMGNRPEHWLSDLALVHLGAVPVTVYGTSAPEQIAHIARHSRARVAVVEGARELARWEPLLADPDVPLERLVVAEAAEAGGHSTYGSLYSGGARLHRADDFEKAWQETRPEDPLTVVYTSGTTGDPKGVRLTHRNLMLQAIRLDRHVDLPEHAEHICYLPFAHIAERVLGIYLPLLRASHVRLCADPAAVSGAVRELHPVQFFGVPRVWEKLAASVRAVLAQLPEEQRAAIEAAGDLARARAAHRERAEEVPAALEASYARAKEQVLDPLLGLAGMDRLMWTASATAPMPIDVVRFWAGWGITIMDAWGLTETSGVCTVNSPDGFRLGSVGRPIEGLELRLAEDGEILTRGATVFGGYLRPDGSVESAADDAGWFPTGDIGRVDEDGFLWLTDRKKELIITSNGKNVSPALVENTVKEHPLIGQALVHGDGRSYLVALLVLDPELAPVWAVTRGIEAASPAELAAHPAVREEIARAVEAANARLNRTEQIKRYRLLTEEWGPETGELTPSLKLRRRVVRDKYGALIEGLYEEP; encoded by the coding sequence ATGACCACGAACCTGCGACTGCCCGGACGACCCGAAGAGATCACCCTGCCGGCCCTGCTGGCCCGCAACGCCGCCGAGTACGGGGAGCTGCCCGCCCTCTCCTGGCGGGCCGGCCCCGACGCCGCCGGGTGGACGACCCTCACCTGGAGCGAGGTGCGCCGCAAGGTCGCCGTCCTCGCCTCCGGATACGCCGCCCTCGGCGTCGAGCGCGGCGAACACGTGCTGATGATGATGGGCAACCGCCCCGAGCACTGGCTCAGCGACCTCGCCCTCGTCCACCTCGGCGCCGTCCCCGTCACCGTGTACGGGACCTCCGCGCCCGAGCAGATAGCCCACATCGCCCGTCACAGCCGGGCCCGGGTCGCCGTCGTCGAGGGCGCCCGCGAACTCGCGCGGTGGGAGCCGCTGCTGGCCGACCCGGACGTGCCCCTGGAGCGTCTCGTCGTGGCCGAAGCCGCCGAGGCCGGCGGGCACTCCACCTACGGCTCCCTGTACTCCGGCGGGGCCCGGCTCCACCGCGCCGACGACTTCGAGAAGGCCTGGCAGGAGACGCGCCCCGAGGACCCGCTGACCGTCGTCTACACCTCGGGCACCACCGGCGACCCGAAGGGCGTGCGGCTGACCCACCGCAACCTCATGCTCCAGGCGATCCGCCTCGACCGGCACGTGGACCTGCCCGAGCACGCCGAGCACATCTGCTACCTGCCCTTCGCGCACATCGCCGAGCGCGTCCTCGGCATCTACCTGCCCCTGCTGCGGGCCTCGCACGTACGGTTGTGCGCCGACCCCGCCGCCGTCTCGGGGGCGGTCCGCGAGCTGCACCCGGTGCAGTTCTTCGGAGTGCCCCGGGTGTGGGAGAAGCTCGCCGCCTCGGTCCGCGCGGTCCTCGCGCAGCTCCCCGAAGAGCAGCGCGCGGCCATCGAGGCGGCGGGCGACCTGGCCCGCGCCCGGGCCGCCCACCGCGAGCGCGCCGAGGAGGTGCCGGCCGCGCTCGAAGCCTCGTACGCCCGGGCCAAGGAGCAGGTGCTGGACCCGCTGCTGGGGCTGGCGGGCATGGACCGGCTGATGTGGACGGCCAGCGCCACCGCGCCGATGCCGATCGACGTGGTCCGCTTCTGGGCCGGCTGGGGCATCACCATCATGGACGCCTGGGGGCTCACCGAGACCTCGGGCGTGTGCACGGTCAACAGCCCGGACGGCTTCCGGCTCGGCTCGGTCGGCCGCCCGATCGAGGGGCTGGAGCTGAGACTGGCCGAGGACGGGGAGATCCTCACCCGCGGGGCGACCGTCTTCGGCGGCTACCTACGGCCGGACGGCTCGGTGGAGAGCGCCGCCGACGACGCGGGCTGGTTCCCGACGGGGGACATCGGCCGGGTCGACGAGGACGGGTTCCTCTGGCTGACCGACCGCAAGAAGGAACTGATCATCACCTCGAACGGCAAGAACGTCTCGCCCGCCCTGGTGGAGAACACGGTCAAGGAACACCCGCTGATCGGGCAGGCCCTGGTGCACGGCGACGGCCGCTCCTACCTCGTGGCCCTGCTGGTCCTGGACCCGGAGCTGGCCCCGGTCTGGGCCGTCACCCGGGGCATCGAGGCGGCCTCCCCGGCCGAGCTCGCCGCCCACCCCGCCGTCCGGGAGGAGATCGCCCGCGCGGTGGAGGCGGCCAACGCCCGGCTCAACCGGACCGAGCAGATCAAGCGGTACCGGCTGCTGACCGAGGAGTGGGGCCCCGAGACCGGGGAGCTCACCCCTTCGCTCAAGCTCCGCCGCCGGGTGGTCCGCGACAAGTACGGCGCACTGATCGAGGGCCTGTACGAGGAGCCGTAG
- a CDS encoding 3-hydroxyacyl-CoA dehydrogenase NAD-binding domain-containing protein, giving the protein MSESTTIRWEQDETGVVTLILDDPGQSANTMNQAFKDSIAAIADRAEAEKDSIRGIIYTSAKKTFFAGGDLKDMIRLRPEHAQLAFDTGTEIKRSLRRIETLGKPVVAAINGAALGGGYEICLASHHRVALDAPGSKIGLPEVTLGLLPAGGGVTRTVRLMGIADALLKVLLQGTQYTPQRALDNGLVHELAATPEEMLTKARAFIDANPESKQPWDVPGYKIPGGTPSNPRFAANLPAFPANLKKQLNGAPYPAPRNILACAVEGSQVDFETALTIEARYFTELVIGQTAKNMIQAFFFDLQAVNAGRSRPQGIEPRKVRKVAVLGAGMMGAGIAYSCARAGIEVVLKDVSLDAAAKGKAYSEKLLDKALSRGRTTEAGRAELLARITPTADAADLAGCDAVIEAVFEDTSLKHKVFQEIQDVIEPDALLCSNTSTLPITGLAEGVSRPVDFIGLHFFSPVDKMPLVEIIKGERTGDEAIARAFDLVRQINKTPIVVNDSRGFFTSRVIGQFINEGVAMIGEGVEPASIEQAAAQAGYPAKVLSLMDELTLTLPRKIRNETRKAFEAEGRAWTEHPADAVIDRMVDEFGRPGRSGGAGFYEYDEAGKRARIWPGLREHFAKPGYEIPFEDMKERMLFSEALDTVRCLDEGVLTSIADANIGSIMGIGFPAWTGGVIQYVNGYEGGLPGFVARARELADQYGERFIPPASLVAKSERGETYTD; this is encoded by the coding sequence ATGAGCGAGTCCACCACGATCCGCTGGGAACAGGACGAGACCGGCGTCGTCACCCTGATCCTCGACGACCCGGGCCAGTCCGCCAACACGATGAACCAGGCCTTCAAGGACTCCATTGCGGCGATCGCCGACCGCGCCGAGGCCGAGAAGGACTCCATCCGCGGCATCATCTACACCTCCGCCAAGAAGACCTTCTTCGCGGGCGGCGACCTCAAGGACATGATCCGGCTCCGCCCGGAGCACGCGCAGCTCGCCTTCGACACCGGCACCGAGATCAAGCGCTCCCTGCGCCGCATCGAGACCCTTGGCAAGCCCGTCGTCGCGGCCATCAACGGTGCGGCCCTCGGCGGCGGTTACGAGATCTGCCTCGCCTCCCACCACCGCGTCGCCCTCGACGCGCCCGGCTCCAAGATCGGCCTGCCCGAGGTCACCCTCGGCCTGCTCCCCGCCGGTGGCGGCGTCACCCGTACCGTGCGCCTGATGGGCATCGCCGACGCGCTGCTCAAGGTGCTGCTCCAGGGCACCCAGTACACCCCGCAGCGCGCCCTGGACAACGGCCTCGTGCACGAACTGGCCGCCACCCCCGAAGAGATGCTGACCAAGGCCCGCGCCTTCATCGACGCGAACCCCGAGTCGAAGCAGCCCTGGGACGTACCCGGCTACAAGATTCCGGGCGGTACGCCGTCCAACCCGCGGTTCGCCGCGAACCTCCCGGCCTTCCCCGCCAACCTGAAGAAGCAGCTGAACGGGGCCCCGTACCCGGCCCCGCGCAACATCCTGGCCTGCGCCGTCGAGGGCTCCCAGGTCGACTTCGAGACCGCGCTGACCATCGAGGCCCGCTACTTCACCGAGCTGGTCATCGGCCAGACCGCCAAGAACATGATCCAGGCGTTCTTCTTCGACCTCCAGGCCGTCAACGCGGGCCGCAGCCGCCCGCAGGGCATTGAGCCCCGCAAGGTCCGCAAGGTCGCCGTCCTCGGCGCCGGGATGATGGGCGCGGGCATCGCCTACTCCTGCGCCCGCGCGGGCATCGAGGTGGTGCTGAAGGACGTCTCGCTCGATGCCGCCGCCAAGGGCAAGGCGTACTCCGAGAAGCTGCTCGACAAGGCGCTCTCCCGGGGCCGGACCACCGAGGCGGGGCGCGCCGAGCTGCTCGCCCGGATCACCCCGACCGCCGACGCGGCCGACCTCGCGGGCTGCGACGCCGTCATCGAGGCCGTCTTCGAGGACACCTCCCTCAAGCACAAGGTGTTCCAGGAGATCCAGGACGTCATCGAGCCGGACGCACTGCTGTGCTCCAACACCTCCACGCTTCCCATTACGGGCCTCGCGGAAGGCGTTTCGCGGCCGGTCGACTTCATCGGGCTGCACTTCTTCTCGCCCGTGGACAAGATGCCGCTGGTGGAGATCATCAAGGGGGAGCGGACCGGCGACGAGGCCATCGCCCGCGCCTTCGACCTGGTCCGCCAGATCAACAAGACCCCGATCGTGGTCAACGACTCGCGCGGCTTCTTCACCTCGCGCGTCATCGGCCAGTTCATCAACGAGGGCGTCGCGATGATCGGCGAGGGCGTGGAGCCCGCCTCGATCGAGCAGGCGGCAGCCCAGGCCGGATACCCGGCCAAGGTGCTCTCGCTGATGGACGAGCTCACCCTCACCCTGCCGCGCAAGATCCGCAACGAGACCCGCAAGGCCTTCGAGGCCGAGGGCAGGGCGTGGACCGAGCACCCCGCGGACGCCGTCATCGACCGCATGGTGGACGAGTTCGGCCGCCCCGGGCGCAGCGGCGGGGCCGGCTTCTACGAGTACGACGAGGCCGGCAAGCGCGCCCGCATCTGGCCGGGCCTGCGCGAGCACTTCGCCAAGCCGGGGTACGAGATCCCGTTCGAGGACATGAAGGAGCGGATGCTCTTCTCGGAGGCCCTGGACACCGTCCGCTGCCTCGACGAGGGCGTGCTCACCTCGATCGCCGACGCCAACATCGGCTCCATCATGGGCATCGGCTTCCCGGCCTGGACGGGCGGCGTGATCCAGTACGTCAACGGCTACGAGGGCGGCCTGCCCGGCTTCGTGGCCCGTGCCCGCGAGCTCGCCGACCAGTACGGCGAGCGCTTCATCCCGCCGGCCTCGCTGGTCGCGAAGTCGGAGCGCGGCGAGACCTACACGGACTGA
- a CDS encoding 4a-hydroxytetrahydrobiopterin dehydratase has translation MGVPKPLTHEEIAEGLEKLPGWVQEGDAITRTYEIRYHAAVAAIVTIADRSRRIQHHADLDLRIDHLRASITTHDAGNRLTRADFDLAHRIDVIVAAHQALPLD, from the coding sequence ATGGGTGTACCGAAGCCGTTGACGCACGAGGAGATCGCCGAAGGCCTGGAGAAGCTGCCGGGCTGGGTACAGGAGGGCGATGCGATCACCCGGACGTACGAGATCCGCTACCACGCCGCGGTGGCCGCGATCGTCACCATCGCAGACCGGTCCCGGCGCATCCAGCATCACGCCGACCTCGACCTCCGTATCGACCACCTGCGTGCCTCGATCACGACGCACGACGCGGGCAACCGACTGACGCGGGCTGACTTCGACCTTGCGCACCGCATCGACGTGATCGTGGCTGCACACCAGGCCCTCCCGCTGGACTGA
- a CDS encoding oxygenase MpaB family protein yields MTKTDSAPPAGPAATRRTDPEPPPPGGVLWTIAGDVRALLMLPAAFTMQVAHPAIAAGVDEYSVFRTDPWGRGERSLRSVQLWVYGGKEAAAEGRRVRRLHKDIQGTDTRGRRYHSLDPACYAWVHATGFPVYVYAGRYLLRRFTPAQERQLYQEWLQVGRILGLHDRDMPQSIEEYWTYWGRMLAEEIEPTAVARELISTEVRLPRPEGGPLPVRLLLRLTWPVLRAAFLRLRAFVTVGYMPPEARAAIGLEWSPAQERTLRRFSTVVRILVPLLPERLRYLPIAHRARAAWHAGRR; encoded by the coding sequence ATGACGAAGACGGACTCAGCACCCCCCGCCGGACCTGCGGCCACGCGCCGCACCGACCCCGAGCCGCCCCCGCCCGGCGGGGTGCTGTGGACCATCGCCGGTGACGTCCGCGCCCTGCTGATGCTGCCCGCCGCCTTCACCATGCAGGTCGCCCACCCCGCGATCGCGGCCGGTGTCGACGAGTACTCCGTCTTCCGCACCGACCCCTGGGGCCGCGGCGAGCGCTCCCTGCGCTCGGTCCAGCTGTGGGTGTACGGCGGGAAGGAGGCGGCGGCGGAGGGCCGCCGGGTGCGCCGCCTGCACAAGGACATCCAGGGCACCGACACCCGGGGCCGCCGCTACCACTCCCTCGACCCCGCCTGCTACGCCTGGGTGCACGCCACCGGCTTCCCGGTCTACGTCTACGCGGGGCGCTACCTGCTGCGCCGCTTCACCCCGGCCCAGGAGCGGCAGCTCTACCAGGAGTGGCTCCAGGTGGGCCGGATCCTCGGCCTGCACGACCGGGACATGCCGCAGAGTATCGAGGAGTACTGGACGTACTGGGGCCGGATGCTGGCCGAGGAGATCGAGCCCACCGCGGTCGCCCGCGAGCTGATCTCCACCGAAGTGCGGCTGCCCCGGCCCGAGGGCGGACCGCTCCCCGTACGGCTGCTGCTGCGGCTCACCTGGCCGGTGCTGCGTGCTGCGTTCCTGCGCCTGCGGGCCTTCGTCACCGTCGGCTACATGCCGCCCGAGGCCCGCGCCGCGATCGGCCTGGAGTGGAGCCCGGCCCAGGAGCGCACGCTCCGGCGGTTCAGCACGGTCGTACGGATCCTCGTACCGCTGCTGCCGGAGCGACTGCGGTACCTGCCGATCGCCCACCGGGCGCGGGCCGCCTGGCACGCGGGCCGCCGCTGA
- a CDS encoding Twin-arginine translocation pathway signal: MTPHTGAVSPRNDALRAARLRVGWRSIEQAAGALQAHGQRFLDDAHFTVSARTWRRWEGGAPGWPPEETATVLHDALGRWPEELGFTAPAGWIRPEAHQEEDVNRRTFVNVTAAALLPGPTARQHVDPALIDYFQQQLEGHYRADMFLGPHDLIGTVSAQYQLIDKLVRSAQGETRRGLLRVGAAYAALVGWLYQDAGDLGAAAFWRGITQEIAARSQDPHLIGYSLVNLAHVRTDLGDGHGVIDLCEAALDDDRLFPKVRIMAMQQQAHGASLTGDRTAVDRLIDDAGELLCRVDDDLPWGNACRRTPGYLEVQRATCYGRLGLGREAGHLWSQVLDEVPATARRDRGVYLARHATAAAGARQPEQAVEIARAAAEIAAETRSARMLRELRGLERAMRPWHDAPVGRDLAEVLAPVNEGS, translated from the coding sequence ATGACACCTCACACTGGGGCCGTGAGCCCCCGAAACGACGCGCTCAGGGCCGCCCGACTCCGGGTCGGGTGGCGCAGCATCGAACAGGCCGCCGGCGCGCTACAGGCGCACGGCCAACGGTTCCTCGACGACGCCCATTTCACCGTCAGCGCGCGCACGTGGCGCCGGTGGGAAGGCGGTGCACCCGGCTGGCCGCCGGAAGAGACCGCGACCGTGCTGCATGACGCGCTCGGACGGTGGCCCGAGGAGCTGGGATTCACGGCACCCGCCGGCTGGATCCGCCCCGAGGCACACCAAGAGGAAGACGTGAACCGCAGGACCTTCGTCAACGTCACCGCGGCCGCGCTCCTGCCCGGCCCTACCGCCAGGCAGCACGTCGACCCCGCGCTCATCGACTACTTCCAGCAGCAGTTGGAGGGCCACTACCGGGCCGACATGTTCCTCGGGCCGCACGACCTCATCGGCACCGTGTCTGCCCAGTACCAGCTCATCGACAAGCTCGTCCGGTCCGCGCAGGGCGAGACCCGGCGCGGGCTGCTGCGCGTCGGAGCCGCGTACGCGGCGCTCGTCGGCTGGCTCTACCAAGACGCCGGCGACCTCGGCGCGGCCGCGTTCTGGCGGGGCATCACGCAGGAAATAGCGGCCAGGTCCCAGGACCCGCACCTCATCGGCTACAGCCTCGTCAACCTCGCCCACGTGCGGACCGACCTCGGCGACGGCCACGGTGTCATCGACCTGTGCGAAGCCGCCCTCGACGACGACCGCCTGTTCCCGAAGGTGCGGATCATGGCGATGCAGCAGCAGGCCCACGGCGCCAGCCTCACAGGCGACCGTACGGCCGTCGACCGGCTCATCGACGACGCCGGAGAGCTCCTCTGCCGCGTCGACGACGACCTGCCCTGGGGCAACGCCTGCCGCCGCACCCCCGGCTACCTCGAGGTGCAACGGGCCACCTGCTACGGGCGGCTCGGCCTCGGCCGGGAGGCCGGGCATCTGTGGTCGCAGGTCCTCGATGAGGTACCCGCGACGGCCCGCCGGGACCGCGGCGTGTACCTCGCCCGGCACGCCACCGCGGCGGCCGGCGCCCGCCAGCCGGAACAAGCCGTCGAGATCGCCCGCGCGGCCGCCGAGATCGCGGCCGAGACCCGGTCGGCCCGCATGCTGCGTGAACTGCGGGGCCTGGAGCGGGCCATGCGGCCGTGGCACGATGCCCCGGTAGGCCGGGACCTCGCGGAGGTTCTGGCGCCCGTGAACGAGGGGAGCTGA
- a CDS encoding acetyl-CoA C-acetyltransferase — translation MSTEAYVYDAIRTPRGRGKANGALHGTKPIDLVVGLIDALRERNPGLDPATIDDIVLGVVGPVGDQGSDIARIAAIAAGLPDTVAGVQENRFCASGLEAVNLAAAKVRSGWEDLVLAGGVESMSRVPMASDGGAWFADPMTNWDTGFVPQGIGADLIATIEGFSRRDVDEYAALSQERAAAAIKDGRFAKSVVPVTDRNGLIVLDHDEFVRPGTTADTLAKLKPSFADIGELGGFDAVALQKYHWVEKIDHVHHAGNSSGIVDGASLVAIGSREAGERNGLTPRARIVSAAVSGSEPTIMLTGPAPATRKALAKAGLTIDDIDLVEINEAFAGVVLRFVKDMGLSLDKVNVNGGAIALGHPLGATGAMILGTIVDELERQDKRYGLVTLCVGGGMGVATIVERL, via the coding sequence GTGAGCACCGAAGCTTACGTATACGACGCGATCCGCACTCCGCGCGGTCGCGGCAAGGCCAATGGCGCCCTGCACGGCACCAAGCCGATCGACCTGGTCGTCGGACTCATCGACGCCCTGCGCGAGCGCAACCCCGGCCTGGACCCCGCCACCATCGACGACATCGTGCTCGGCGTCGTCGGCCCCGTCGGCGACCAGGGCTCCGACATCGCGCGTATCGCGGCCATCGCCGCCGGGCTCCCGGACACCGTGGCCGGCGTACAGGAGAACCGCTTCTGCGCCTCGGGCCTGGAGGCCGTCAACCTGGCCGCCGCGAAGGTCCGCTCCGGCTGGGAGGACCTGGTCCTCGCGGGCGGCGTGGAGTCCATGTCCCGCGTCCCCATGGCCTCCGACGGCGGTGCCTGGTTCGCCGACCCGATGACCAACTGGGACACCGGCTTCGTCCCGCAGGGCATCGGCGCCGACCTGATCGCCACCATCGAGGGCTTCTCCCGGCGTGACGTCGACGAATACGCCGCCCTGTCGCAGGAGCGGGCCGCCGCGGCCATCAAGGACGGCCGTTTCGCGAAGTCCGTGGTCCCGGTCACCGACCGCAACGGTCTGATCGTCCTGGACCACGACGAGTTCGTCCGCCCGGGCACCACCGCCGACACGCTCGCCAAGCTGAAGCCCTCCTTCGCGGACATCGGCGAGCTCGGCGGCTTCGACGCGGTCGCGCTGCAGAAGTACCACTGGGTCGAGAAGATCGACCACGTCCACCACGCCGGCAACTCCTCCGGCATCGTCGACGGCGCCTCGCTCGTCGCCATCGGCTCCCGCGAGGCGGGGGAGCGGAACGGCCTCACCCCCCGCGCCCGCATCGTCTCGGCGGCCGTCTCCGGCTCCGAGCCCACCATCATGCTCACCGGCCCCGCCCCGGCCACCCGCAAGGCCCTGGCCAAGGCCGGCCTGACCATCGACGACATCGACCTGGTCGAGATCAACGAGGCCTTCGCGGGCGTCGTCCTGCGCTTCGTCAAGGACATGGGCCTGTCCCTCGACAAGGTCAACGTCAACGGCGGCGCCATCGCGCTCGGCCACCCGCTCGGCGCCACCGGCGCGATGATCCTCGGCACGATCGTCGACGAGCTGGAGCGCCAGGACAAGCGCTACGGGCTCGTCACCCTCTGCGTCGGCGGCGGCATGGGCGTCGCCACCATCGTCGAACGCCTCTGA